The following proteins come from a genomic window of Penaeus monodon isolate SGIC_2016 chromosome 22, NSTDA_Pmon_1, whole genome shotgun sequence:
- the LOC119587527 gene encoding uncharacterized protein LOC119587527 produces the protein MKLLVISMLAITALAAPQGYSLTEPRGAAFSGGKGHTAIEEEDFTGVTGAETPSSLTTDVSAGIESSESKGDVGFPLTAGLATDSEFSVGVVKTAGTASSTVAGITSGGIAECQEGEIRHVDGSCVLPKITRKVFVVSVPKQEQERADIIPNLPPPRVEHNVLFVRLPEGGFGPEPVVIPPPRQENIIYVLNKQGDQTQRVIEVPAHPPSEPEIYFVNYDEGDNPTLPGGLDLQTALGSAVVAGGQRLGTDTGSRAAFEDLSSVGVSSSTEVDVSEDFHSGLLVSDAGRAALTGTGADNTGNSPSALYGTP, from the exons ATGAAGCTCCTG GTGATTTCCATGCTTGCCATTACGGCGCTTGCGGCGCCTCAAGGATACAGTCTCACTGAGCCTAGGGGAGCTGCTTTTTCAGGAGGCAAAGGGCACACCGCCATTGAAGAGGAGGACTTTACAGGTGTTACTGGCGCAGAAACACCATCCTCACTTACCACTGATGTTTCCGCTGGTATCGAATCCTCTGAATCTAAAGGTGACGTTGGTTTCCCCTTGACTGCTGGCCTCGCTACTGACTCTGAATTCTCTGTCGGTGTAGTTAAAACTGCAGGTACCGCTTCCTCTACCGTTGCTGGAATCACTTCTGGTGGGATCGCTGAGTGCCAGGAAGGAGAGATTCGGCATGTAGATGGCTCCTGCGTCCTTCCCAAAATCACAAGAAAGGTCTTTGTTGTTTCTGTTCCAAAGCAGGAACAGGAACGCGCCGACATTATTCCAAACCTTCCTCCACCAAGAGTAGAACACAACGTTCTCTTTGTACGTCTACCTGAAGGAGGATTTGGTCCAGAACCGGTTGTTATTCCACCACCAAGGCAAGAAAACATCATATACGTCCTCAACAAGCAAGGAGATCAAACCCAGCGCGTGATCGAGGTACCAGCTCATCCTCCCTCTGAACCAGAGATTTACTTCGTTAATTATGATGAAGGTGATAACCCAACGCTTCCCGGAGGTCTAGATCTGCAGACTGCTCTTGGTTCGGCAGTAGTTGCTGGTGGACAACGCTTGGGTACCGACACTGGTTCTAGGGCAGCATTTGAGGATCTCAGCAGCGTTGGAGTGAGTAGCAGCACTGAAGTAGATGTCAGTGAAGACTTCCATTCAGGATTACTCGTTTCTGACGCTGGAAGAGCTGCCCTCACTGGCACTGGTGCAGACAACACTGGAAACAGTCCATCCGCTCTTTATGGTACTCCGTGA
- the LOC119587528 gene encoding uncharacterized protein LOC119587528, with amino-acid sequence MQLLILSVFAVTALAAPQGYRLQEPGGPSFSVHKGPGLNVGSTDRVSLGVSSGADSEEVSPSTDVSTGVSPITNPGFSLNNDRTTGISPTESGVLFDAELSFGSDIATNFDTDCQEGEVRHVDGSCVVPEITRKVFVFSVPQQERDPIDSIVDLPPPKVEHNILFVRLPEGGVGPEPIVVPPPRQENIIYVLSKQGEHGQRVIEVPAHPPSEPEIYFVNYGEGENPTLPGGLDLQTALGSAADATGQFIRNAAVIGSGAGLDTTASNEQIFSQNGSGQFSTRTDINVNNNESNEGFVTAQGGSQIGSDVADIANREITGGLYTIP; translated from the exons ATGCAACTGCTG ATACTTTCTGTGTTTGCTGTCACGGCGCTTGCAGCGCCACAGGGATATAGGCTTCAAGAGCCAGGCGGCCCTAGTTTCTCAGTGCATAAAGGGCCTGGACTTAATGTAGGATCTACCGATCGCGTATCGCTTGGTGTCTCCTCGGGCGCTGACAGTGAAGAAGTCTCTCCTAGTACTGATGTTTCTACCGGTGTAAGCCCCATCACGAATCCTGGATTCTCTCTCAATAATGACAGAACGACTGGTATTTCTCCCACTGAATCTGGAGTCCTCTTTGATGCTGAACTCTCATTTGGTAGTGACATTGCCACAAACTTTGACACTGACTGCCAGGAGGGAGAAGTCCGACATGTGGATGGATCATGTGTAGTCCCCGAAATCACAAGGAAGGTCTTCGTCTTCTCTGTTCCTCAGCAAGAGAGAGATCCCATCGACTCCATCGTAGACCTTCCCCCGCCAAAGGTAGAACATAATATCCTGTTTGTTCGCTTGCCTGAGGGAGGAGTTGGTCCCGAGCCCATTGTTGTGCCTCCCCCAAGGCAGGAAAACATCATCTACGTCCTCAGTAAACAAGGCGAACATGGCCAGCGCGTGATCGAAGTAccagcccatcctccttccgaGCCTGAGATTTACTTTGTCAACTACGGAGAAGGAGAAAACCCAACTCTTCCAGGAGGACTGGATCTCCAGACTGCTCTTGGTTCTGCCGCAGATGCTACAGGTCAGTTTATTAGAAATGCTGCAGTCATTGGCAGTGGCGCTGGATTAGACACAACTGCATCTAACGAGCAGATATTCTCCCAGAATGGATCGGGACAGTTTAGTACTAGAACGGATATCAATGTAAACAATAACGAGTCCAATGAAGGCTTTGTAACTGCACAAGGAGGTTCTCAGATAGGCTCTGATGTAGCTGATATTGCTAACAGAGAAATCACAGGTGGCCTGTACACCATTCCGTaa
- the LOC119587266 gene encoding uncharacterized protein LOC119587266 yields MPLHIMKLLVFSVFVAVAFAAPQGYRLGEPGGPAFSVRHSTHGEVNHSDSITTTSQGTPLTDDGLSTDAIYLDNEQARFEILPISNASTGTSTITETLDEGEDNTEISADSDSGLSTRADNASDGELERECPEGEIRYIDGSCVVPEITRKIFVFSVPKQPRVDNASFPSLPPPRVDHNVLFVRLPEGGTAPEPIVVPPPRQESIIYVLNKQEEQTQRVIEVPAQPPSEPEIYFVNYEEGDNPTLPGGFDLYTALSSATKTSGRSEGNAVTLGSGTDEKHGNVDISNNEEHFDGTTGVVIVHPGPEENLVTSTTAQSLGLPSDTVNVGGNENVSSAQSVPDVAKSDVDGLYQTP; encoded by the exons ATGCCACTACACATCATGAAGCTTCTG GTGTTTTCCGTGTTCGTCGCCGTGGCGTTTGCAGCGCCTCAAGGTTACAGACTAGGAGAACCTGGCGGACCTGCTTTTTCAGTAAGACATTCTACACATGGCGAAGTGAACCACTCTGATAGTATTACTACTACATCGCAAGGTACTCCGTTAACTGATGATGGACTTTCTACTGACGCGATTTATTTAGACAACGAACAAGCCAGATTTGAAATTTTGCCTATTTCCAACGCTTCCACGGGCACAAGTACAATCACTGAAACCTTAGATGAAGGTGAAGATAATACTGAAATCTCAGCCGATTCTGATAGTGGACTCTCCACTCGTGCTGACAATGCCTCTGATGGTGAACTCGAAAGAGAATGCCCTGAGGGAGAGATCAGATATATTGATGGGTCATGTGTTGTCCCAGAAATCACAAGGAAAATCTTCGTTTTCTCTGTACCTAAACAACCACGAGTAGATAACGCTTCTTTCCCCAGTCTTCCCCCGCCAAGAGTAGACCACAATGTCCTCTTTGTTCGTCTCCCCGAGGGCGGCACTGCACCTGAACCTATCGTCGTCCCTCCACCTCGACAAGAAAGCATTATCTACGTCCTTAACAAGCAAGAGGAACAAACTCAACGTGTGATCGAAGTACCTGCCCAACCTCCGTCTGAGCCTGAAATATACTTCGTTAATTACGAAGAAGGAGACAATCCTACTCTACCTGGAGGCTTTGATCTCTATACTGCTCTGAGCTCCGCTACTAAAACTAGTGGTCGTTCAGAAGGAAACGCAGTGACTCTCGGCAGTGGAACAGACGAGAAACACGGTAATGTTGACATCAGCAACAATGAAGAACACTTCGATGGGACCACAGGCGTTGTAATTGTTCACCCTGGGCCAGAGGAGAATTTAGTTACATCTACTACTGCCCAAAGTCTCGGTTTACCCAGTGACACTGTGAACGTAGGCGGGAATGAGAATGTATCTTCAGCTCAATCTGTACCAGATGTCGCTAAGTCTGATGTCGATGGCCTGTATCAAACTCCATAG